A stretch of the bacterium genome encodes the following:
- a CDS encoding sulfatase-like hydrolase/transferase: protein MAKKNKVTVTFSKDSLLNFFKKLIQEPIYFFLFALYPTLSLYSQNISELFPEKILPSLIFVPTLSLVIFFLLSKLFKSKDKAALLVLLVLVLAFNYDLVKTSLPDFTFNIFGLALGANKTLVPLFGFILLFGSYLIIRKGSAKLRQPLNWLVILLLVFPLFKIFSYEVGTKRFFGLTKREVVIESTDKLTLPKDPPDVYYFIFDRYASFQNLKEFYNYDNKELADFLTEKGFYLAKASRDNYPATFLSVSSSLNLNYITSLVKALPKDSNDQTLVYPLMANYKVEKDLRALGYKYFHVGSWWNPTRANKNADKNYVFRLSNFVNLDEFSSKLLETTIFSPIIQKLNRFDLDEPYGNFDHRNRILFGLQSLKKIPQERGGPKFVFGHILLPHAPYVLDQNCKPIRPEQTKKHSPVVNYLNHIKCANSNIKEIVNNILAQSKNSIIVIQADEGPTPILNKVSQRWDKSSLKSLKEKTGILNAYYFPDQNYKNLYQTITPVNTFRLVFNQYFGANFKKLEDKIFIFENPTGAPYKLHDRTKEIFK from the coding sequence ATGGCCAAAAAGAATAAAGTAACTGTAACTTTCTCAAAAGACTCTCTACTAAATTTCTTCAAAAAGCTGATCCAAGAACCGATCTATTTTTTCTTGTTTGCTCTCTATCCAACTTTATCGCTCTACTCGCAAAACATTTCCGAGCTTTTTCCGGAAAAGATTCTTCCTTCACTAATTTTCGTTCCCACTCTAAGTTTAGTAATTTTTTTCCTCCTCTCCAAGCTTTTCAAAAGCAAAGACAAGGCAGCTCTCCTGGTCCTCTTGGTGCTGGTTTTAGCTTTCAATTATGACTTAGTCAAAACCTCTTTGCCTGATTTCACTTTTAATATCTTTGGTCTTGCCCTTGGTGCAAACAAAACCCTGGTTCCTCTCTTTGGATTTATTCTTCTTTTTGGTAGCTATTTAATCATCAGAAAAGGTAGTGCCAAGCTGAGGCAACCTCTAAATTGGTTGGTCATTCTTCTCCTTGTCTTTCCTTTGTTCAAAATCTTTTCTTACGAAGTAGGAACGAAAAGGTTTTTTGGTTTAACAAAAAGAGAAGTGGTGATTGAAAGCACTGACAAGCTGACCCTACCAAAAGACCCACCAGATGTTTATTACTTCATTTTTGACCGCTACGCTAGCTTTCAAAACCTCAAGGAGTTCTACAACTATGACAACAAAGAATTAGCTGACTTTCTAACTGAGAAAGGTTTTTATCTCGCCAAGGCCAGTCGCGACAATTATCCAGCTACCTTCCTGTCTGTTTCAAGCTCTTTAAACTTAAATTACATCACTTCTCTGGTCAAGGCTTTGCCCAAAGATTCAAATGACCAGACTTTAGTTTATCCTCTCATGGCCAACTACAAAGTCGAAAAAGATTTGAGAGCCCTTGGTTATAAATATTTTCATGTGGGCAGCTGGTGGAATCCGACCCGGGCCAACAAAAACGCCGACAAAAACTATGTCTTTCGATTGTCCAATTTTGTCAATCTGGACGAGTTTTCTTCCAAACTTTTGGAAACAACCATTTTTTCACCAATCATCCAAAAACTAAATCGTTTCGATCTTGATGAACCCTACGGAAACTTTGATCACAGAAACAGAATTCTTTTTGGTCTGCAAAGTCTGAAAAAAATTCCCCAAGAGAGGGGAGGCCCAAAATTCGTTTTTGGTCATATACTTCTTCCACACGCTCCTTATGTTCTCGACCAAAACTGCAAACCAATCAGACCGGAACAGACAAAAAAACACTCTCCGGTAGTAAATTATCTCAACCACATCAAGTGTGCCAATTCAAATATCAAAGAAATTGTGAACAATATCCTGGCACAGTCGAAAAACTCGATCATCGTCATCCAGGCTGATGAGGGTCCAACCCCAATTTTGAACAAGGTCAGTCAGCGCTGGGACAAATCAAGCTTGAAGTCCCTGAAAGAAAAAACCGGAATTCTCAATGCCTACTATTTCCCTGACCAGAATTACAAAAACCTCTACCAGACGATTACCCCGGTCAACACTTTCCGGCTGGTTTTCAATCAGTACTTTGGGGCCAATTTTAAAAAATTGGAAGACAAAATTTTCATTTTCGAAAACCCTACCGGAGCTCCGTACAAACTCCACGATCGAACCAAAGAAATTTTTAAATAG
- a CDS encoding Gfo/Idh/MocA family oxidoreductase — protein sequence MSRIVLGFIGLGYWGPNLIRNFHKQEGVRVKTVADLSEDRLAKIKGDFPSIARTTTNYQDLLNDKEIEAIVIATPVSSHFQLAKEALEAGKHVLVEKPMTATVAQAEELLEIAKRKKLTLMVDHTFLFSPQVEKIKELVDSGELGQLHYIDSTRINLGLFQSDINVVWDLAPHDFSIVNHLIGKKPISLSAQGFKHPGDSKEAIAYLTVRYPDDLFVHINVSWLSPVKMRLMLISGDKKMVAYDQIHPSEKIKVYDYGVKLKRSTETPFSPIYRAGDVWIPRTEAKEALEGVCKHFLDCIQSGEEPISGAEQGLLVVKLLASVDQSLQKGGQEIKIS from the coding sequence ATGTCTAGAATTGTTCTTGGTTTTATTGGTCTTGGGTATTGGGGCCCAAACCTGATTCGCAATTTCCACAAACAAGAGGGGGTGCGGGTAAAGACAGTAGCTGATTTGTCAGAAGACCGGCTTGCCAAAATCAAAGGAGATTTTCCTTCAATTGCTAGGACGACGACAAATTATCAAGACTTGTTAAACGACAAGGAGATCGAGGCAATCGTCATTGCCACTCCGGTTTCTAGTCACTTTCAACTAGCCAAAGAAGCTTTAGAAGCAGGCAAACATGTCTTGGTCGAGAAACCAATGACGGCGACTGTGGCTCAAGCCGAGGAGCTGCTCGAAATCGCCAAAAGAAAAAAGCTGACTTTGATGGTCGACCACACTTTTTTGTTTAGTCCACAGGTAGAGAAAATCAAGGAATTGGTTGATAGTGGAGAGCTGGGGCAACTGCACTATATCGACTCAACTCGAATAAATTTGGGGCTCTTTCAATCAGATATCAACGTCGTTTGGGATTTGGCACCACATGACTTTTCAATTGTTAATCATCTGATCGGCAAAAAACCAATCAGCTTGTCAGCCCAAGGCTTTAAACACCCGGGGGATAGCAAAGAAGCGATTGCTTACCTGACAGTTCGCTACCCAGACGATCTCTTTGTCCATATCAATGTCAGTTGGCTTTCACCAGTCAAAATGCGCTTGATGCTGATCAGTGGAGACAAAAAAATGGTTGCCTACGACCAAATCCACCCTAGTGAGAAGATTAAAGTGTATGACTATGGCGTCAAACTGAAGCGCAGCACAGAAACTCCTTTCAGCCCAATTTATCGCGCTGGCGACGTTTGGATTCCGAGAACAGAAGCAAAGGAAGCGCTCGAGGGAGTTTGCAAACATTTTCTTGATTGTATTCAAAGTGGAGAAGAGCCGATTTCAGGAGCAGAACAAGGTTTGCTGGTAGTAAAATTGCTTGCGTCCGTTGACCAATCTTTGCAAAAGGGTGGCCAAGAAATAAAGATTAGTTAG
- a CDS encoding nucleotide sugar dehydrogenase: MEKLKQKIKNKEAKIVVVGLGYVGLPVACLLAKAGFAVKGIDLNKEKITLINKGVSPLDTVEEGIGQLVEETVKNKKLLATDDYAVSKEADVVIVCVETPVEEVDHLPAYKALRSALSSVGENLQKGSLVIVESTIAPGTTKQIVIPTLEEKSGMKLEVDFFVGHCPERLMPTRIFAQLKTYPRVVGGTSPKTAEAMTELYRNITSGDLDLVDPLTAEVTKTEENSFGDALIAQANAFALLCQSYGVDANQIIKLIRKIPGYWGAYLNPGPGVGGHCLPKDPYLKIMQLKASPGESRAKELVANLVNLNRAINDYMPENMTVLIEEALAQATIDPKKAKVALLGFAYKANTDDTRNSPTEALVECLQGRVAEIKIHDPFVQNYQGKLEETLKGVDVLVLMVKHDVYKEIDLAETKALLNKPVIVDAWAFFDKEKVKKAGFIYKGVGNVG, from the coding sequence ATGGAAAAGCTAAAACAGAAGATAAAAAACAAAGAAGCAAAAATAGTCGTGGTCGGGCTTGGTTACGTAGGTCTACCAGTTGCTTGCTTGCTTGCCAAGGCTGGTTTTGCCGTAAAGGGCATTGATCTAAATAAAGAAAAGATCACTCTCATCAATAAAGGTGTGTCTCCTCTAGATACAGTCGAAGAAGGTATCGGTCAATTGGTTGAAGAAACTGTCAAAAACAAAAAACTGTTAGCGACTGATGATTACGCGGTGAGCAAAGAGGCCGATGTTGTCATTGTTTGTGTAGAAACTCCAGTTGAAGAGGTCGATCACTTACCTGCTTACAAAGCTTTACGGAGCGCGCTTTCCTCGGTAGGTGAAAATTTACAAAAGGGTTCACTGGTCATTGTTGAATCGACGATTGCTCCGGGAACAACCAAGCAGATTGTCATCCCTACTCTTGAAGAAAAGTCGGGAATGAAGCTAGAAGTAGATTTTTTTGTGGGTCATTGTCCAGAGCGGCTGATGCCAACACGCATTTTTGCTCAGCTAAAAACTTACCCAAGAGTGGTTGGTGGGACGAGCCCAAAAACGGCGGAAGCAATGACGGAGCTTTATCGAAACATTACTTCTGGGGATTTGGATTTAGTTGACCCTCTGACAGCTGAGGTAACTAAAACCGAAGAAAACTCTTTCGGAGACGCTTTGATTGCCCAGGCCAATGCCTTTGCTCTTCTGTGTCAAAGCTACGGTGTTGATGCCAACCAAATTATCAAGCTGATTCGGAAAATCCCTGGCTACTGGGGCGCTTATTTAAACCCCGGCCCAGGAGTCGGTGGCCACTGTCTGCCGAAAGACCCTTATTTAAAAATCATGCAGCTTAAGGCTTCTCCCGGAGAGTCAAGAGCAAAAGAGCTAGTGGCAAATTTAGTGAACTTGAATCGGGCTATTAATGACTACATGCCGGAGAACATGACGGTTTTGATCGAAGAAGCTTTAGCTCAAGCTACAATAGATCCCAAAAAAGCCAAGGTAGCTCTCCTCGGCTTTGCTTACAAAGCCAATACGGATGATACTAGAAACTCACCTACCGAAGCTTTGGTCGAGTGTTTGCAAGGACGCGTTGCTGAGATAAAAATCCATGATCCTTTCGTTCAGAACTATCAAGGAAAACTTGAGGAAACCCTAAAAGGCGTAGATGTTTTGGTGTTGATGGTGAAACATGATGTGTATAAAGAAATTGACCTAGCAGAAACAAAAGCACTTTTGAACAAGCCAGTCATTGTTGATGCATGGGCTTTTTTTGATAAAGAAAAAGTAAAAAAAGCCGGCTTTATTTACAAAGGAGTCGGCAATGTCGGCTGA
- the glmS gene encoding glutamine--fructose-6-phosphate transaminase (isomerizing): protein MCGIFGYVGKRNDVAQIVLEGLKQLEYRGYDSWGIAVKTGKKITLEKHVGKIGQAETILPESNLGIGHTRWATHGGVTAENAHPHFDCSRELALIHNGIIENFLEIKEELLKQGHKFISETDTEVAVHLIEENLKKKGFASAVRDSFNRLEGMNAIVVANAASKEIIAGKNGSPLVVGVGEDGYYLASDAAGILKHTKKVLFLEDGQLVILGEELKLLELPEGQEVEPEFTTLTWRFEEAEKGNYEHFFIKEIHEEAAVIERVALNSLAQTKKLAELIEGAFGTFLIACGSASYSAVGATYLFSKIAKKHVNFSIGSEFKYLEDFVREKTLVIPISQSGESIDVIEPITKAKKQKGAKIAAIVNVLGSTLYRMADFKVLLESGPEKAVVATKSFTAMIAVLLLTAYSLAKKQKQGQELLKKAAKNVKEILAPSYIKKVKDLAETLKKQDHIYIIGRGLSYAVALEATLKIKEGSYTHAEAFPGGELKHGVIALIDKGTPLLVFAPNDETYEEIVSNAAEVKARGGFIVGIGPKNNQVFDIFLPTEDIGEATILAQITISHLLGYYLALAKGVKDPDKPRNLAKSVTVK, encoded by the coding sequence ATGTGCGGAATTTTTGGTTACGTCGGAAAAAGAAATGACGTAGCTCAAATTGTTCTCGAAGGGTTGAAACAACTTGAATATCGTGGTTACGACTCTTGGGGAATCGCGGTCAAGACCGGTAAGAAAATCACTTTGGAAAAGCATGTTGGCAAGATTGGTCAAGCCGAAACGATCTTGCCGGAAAGTAATTTGGGTATAGGACACACCCGCTGGGCGACTCACGGAGGAGTTACTGCTGAAAACGCCCATCCCCACTTTGACTGTAGTCGAGAGCTGGCTTTGATACACAACGGTATTATCGAAAATTTCTTGGAAATAAAAGAAGAGCTTCTGAAACAAGGACACAAGTTTATTTCGGAAACTGACACAGAAGTTGCAGTTCATTTGATTGAGGAAAATCTCAAAAAGAAAGGCTTTGCTTCGGCCGTACGTGACAGCTTCAATCGCCTTGAGGGAATGAACGCGATTGTCGTTGCCAATGCGGCCTCGAAAGAAATCATTGCTGGCAAAAATGGTTCCCCTCTGGTAGTTGGGGTTGGAGAAGATGGCTATTATCTCGCTTCCGATGCAGCAGGAATTTTGAAGCACACCAAGAAAGTCCTTTTTTTGGAGGATGGTCAGCTAGTCATTCTTGGCGAAGAATTAAAACTTCTCGAGCTACCCGAAGGTCAAGAGGTAGAGCCTGAGTTTACCACCCTGACGTGGAGATTTGAGGAAGCGGAAAAGGGAAACTATGAGCACTTCTTTATCAAAGAAATTCACGAGGAAGCGGCCGTAATTGAGCGGGTTGCCTTGAACAGTTTAGCGCAGACCAAAAAACTGGCGGAGCTGATTGAGGGGGCTTTTGGAACTTTTCTGATTGCTTGCGGATCAGCTTCTTACTCAGCCGTTGGGGCGACTTATCTTTTTTCCAAAATCGCCAAAAAACACGTTAATTTTTCAATTGGCTCAGAATTTAAATATCTTGAGGATTTTGTGCGCGAAAAAACTTTGGTGATTCCGATTTCCCAATCAGGAGAGTCAATCGATGTCATCGAGCCAATCACCAAGGCGAAAAAGCAAAAAGGCGCGAAAATTGCCGCGATCGTCAACGTTTTGGGTTCAACTCTTTACCGGATGGCCGATTTCAAAGTTCTGCTCGAGTCTGGTCCTGAAAAAGCAGTCGTGGCGACTAAAAGCTTCACTGCCATGATTGCGGTTTTGCTTTTGACCGCTTACAGTCTGGCAAAAAAACAAAAGCAAGGGCAGGAGCTACTCAAAAAAGCGGCCAAAAATGTCAAAGAGATTCTCGCTCCAAGTTATATTAAAAAGGTGAAGGACCTTGCAGAAACGCTCAAAAAGCAAGACCACATTTATATCATTGGAAGAGGTTTGTCTTACGCAGTTGCTCTTGAGGCGACTCTGAAGATTAAAGAAGGAAGCTACACCCACGCTGAAGCTTTCCCTGGAGGAGAGCTCAAACACGGGGTCATTGCTCTGATCGACAAAGGCACACCTTTGCTAGTCTTTGCGCCCAACGATGAAACTTACGAAGAAATAGTTTCCAATGCAGCAGAGGTCAAAGCACGTGGAGGCTTCATCGTCGGTATTGGCCCGAAAAACAACCAGGTCTTTGATATTTTCCTACCCACGGAGGATATCGGTGAAGCGACGATCCTGGCCCAGATCACTATTTCTCACCTTCTTGGGTATTATCTTGCACTCGCCAAAGGAGTCAAAGATCCCGACAAACCCCGCAACCTCGCCAAAAGTGTGACGGTCAAATAA
- a CDS encoding YvcK family protein: MDKKLVVIGGGTGTFPVLTGLKKYTSELVAVVTMMDSGGSSGRLRDEFGQLPAGDLRQALVALSKDTSVLRELFNYRYSKGEGLEGHSFGNLFLTALAEVSGGMDQAVAVASQILNVKGKVLPVTTDHATLVAEYEDGSVVRGEGKIDEPEHDGKIAIKQLSLDPLAKVFPPTAEAIEQADAIILGPGDIFTSLIPNLLVAGAAEAICGSSAKKIFVMNLMTKYGQTFGWTATKFVAEIERYLDKPCLDFVLINNQELPEEILQRYKQEGDEPVKDDLEDDGYKIIRTDLLASSPVQKTAGDSLKRSLIRHDTEKIASAIMEII, translated from the coding sequence ATGGACAAAAAGCTTGTTGTCATTGGCGGTGGGACTGGGACATTTCCGGTTTTGACGGGGCTGAAAAAATACACCTCGGAACTGGTTGCCGTGGTGACAATGATGGATTCAGGTGGCTCCTCAGGAAGGCTGCGTGACGAGTTTGGGCAGCTTCCGGCGGGGGATCTACGCCAAGCTCTAGTTGCCCTCAGTAAAGACACCTCAGTTCTGCGAGAGCTTTTCAACTACCGCTACTCAAAGGGAGAAGGCTTGGAGGGACATTCTTTCGGCAACCTATTTTTAACGGCCTTGGCTGAAGTTAGTGGTGGGATGGATCAAGCAGTTGCTGTTGCCAGCCAAATTCTCAATGTCAAAGGAAAAGTTTTGCCCGTGACTACTGATCACGCCACTTTGGTGGCAGAATATGAAGACGGTTCTGTTGTTCGCGGAGAAGGTAAAATTGATGAGCCGGAGCACGATGGAAAAATTGCGATCAAACAACTGAGCCTTGATCCGCTGGCCAAAGTTTTTCCACCGACTGCAGAAGCAATAGAGCAAGCTGACGCGATCATTCTTGGTCCAGGAGACATTTTTACTAGTTTGATTCCCAACCTTCTAGTGGCAGGGGCAGCAGAGGCAATTTGTGGTTCTAGTGCCAAGAAAATTTTTGTGATGAACTTGATGACGAAGTATGGACAAACTTTTGGTTGGACCGCAACAAAATTTGTTGCCGAGATCGAACGCTATTTAGACAAACCTTGCCTGGATTTTGTTCTCATTAACAATCAAGAGTTGCCAGAGGAAATTTTGCAGCGTTACAAGCAGGAAGGGGACGAGCCCGTCAAAGACGATCTAGAAGATGACGGTTACAAAATAATCCGCACAGACTTGCTAGCTAGTTCTCCAGTGCAAAAAACAGCTGGGGACAGCCTAAAACGAAGTTTAATCCGTCATGATACCGAAAAAATAGCCTCAGCCATCATGGAGATAATCTAA
- a CDS encoding DegT/DnrJ/EryC1/StrS family aminotransferase, translating to MINISKPELGKEEEEAVVKVIRSGNLVQGEQVKAFEEEFAGYSGTKYAVAVENGTSALIVALAAAGIKRGDQVITTPFTFIATANAISFLGAEPVFVDIDEKTFNLDPSKIESAITKKTRAIMPVHIYGLMADMERIGALAKKHGLLVIEDAAQAHGASIKNKKAGSWGLAGTFSFYPSKNMTTGEGGMITTSDKALMEKAKIFRHQGMSAQYQHDSLGFNFRMTEIEAAIGRQQLKKLEGFTKKRIENAAYFDKQFSKISGLTTPFVPQASRHVYHQYTIKIEKPYPLERDQLLKKLLAEEIGARIYYPKLLSQEKIYSGAKHRDLAKAEKLHQTILSLPVHPGLTKNDLDKIVGVIKNV from the coding sequence ATGATTAATATTTCCAAACCCGAACTAGGAAAAGAAGAAGAGGAGGCAGTTGTCAAAGTAATTCGCAGTGGCAATTTGGTCCAAGGAGAGCAGGTCAAAGCTTTCGAAGAAGAATTTGCAGGCTACTCTGGGACGAAATACGCAGTGGCAGTCGAGAACGGGACTTCGGCTTTGATCGTCGCCCTGGCTGCGGCAGGTATTAAAAGAGGTGACCAGGTGATTACTACTCCTTTTACTTTTATTGCCACCGCCAACGCAATTTCTTTTCTCGGGGCTGAGCCAGTTTTTGTTGATATTGATGAAAAAACTTTCAACCTTGACCCGAGCAAAATTGAGTCAGCAATTACAAAAAAGACCCGCGCGATCATGCCAGTTCACATTTATGGTCTGATGGCAGATATGGAAAGAATTGGTGCTCTTGCCAAAAAGCACGGTCTTTTGGTGATCGAGGACGCGGCCCAAGCTCATGGAGCGAGTATTAAAAACAAAAAAGCGGGTAGTTGGGGTCTCGCTGGAACTTTTTCTTTTTATCCGTCGAAGAACATGACTACCGGTGAAGGAGGAATGATTACCACGAGCGACAAAGCTTTGATGGAAAAAGCCAAAATTTTCCGTCACCAAGGCATGAGCGCGCAGTACCAACATGATAGCCTCGGTTTTAACTTCAGAATGACGGAAATAGAGGCCGCTATTGGCAGACAACAGCTTAAAAAACTAGAGGGCTTCACCAAAAAGAGAATTGAAAATGCGGCCTATTTTGATAAACAGTTCTCGAAGATTTCTGGTCTGACTACTCCTTTTGTCCCGCAGGCTAGCCGTCACGTCTACCACCAGTATACGATCAAGATTGAAAAACCTTACCCTTTGGAGCGCGACCAGTTGTTAAAAAAATTGCTAGCTGAGGAAATTGGAGCAAGAATTTACTATCCAAAACTTTTGAGCCAGGAAAAAATTTATTCAGGGGCTAAACACAGAGATTTGGCCAAAGCTGAAAAGCTGCACCAAACTATTCTTTCTTTGCCAGTTCATCCCGGCCTGACCAAAAATGATTTGGACAAAATTGTTGGGGTGATCAAGAATGTCTAG
- a CDS encoding Gfo/Idh/MocA family oxidoreductase, with translation MTRELQPGKLKAGVIGIGNMGRHHVRNYAEMGGVALVGIVDLDKKLGRQLAKKFSTRYYADYKEFFKNEKPDLVSVCVPTQLHLKIASEALESGSNVLVEKPIASNVDEAKALIKLAKEKGLVLSVGHIERFNPAVLKLKELIGKGSLGTIVSVMARRANAIPSRIKDANVIFDIGVHDIDLLNFLLDSSPEGVYASGGKAILRKLEDYADIFLEYPINNQGLAITGHIQVNWITPVKIRKLNVTGTKGYAVANLISQELFVFDTSYTTEFDDFEDYVGKFRESKSKKIAVKTKEPLLSELEDFVASIKNPERKSLAASPEEALKALRIATLATEKIRLKEDKLK, from the coding sequence ATGACTAGAGAGCTTCAGCCGGGAAAACTCAAAGCAGGGGTGATTGGTATTGGCAACATGGGCCGACACCACGTACGCAATTACGCGGAGATGGGTGGTGTTGCTTTGGTAGGGATTGTTGATCTTGATAAAAAACTTGGCCGGCAGCTAGCCAAGAAGTTTTCTACCCGCTACTACGCTGACTACAAAGAATTTTTCAAAAACGAAAAACCGGATTTGGTCAGTGTTTGTGTTCCAACCCAACTTCATTTAAAAATTGCCAGTGAAGCTTTGGAGTCAGGAAGCAACGTTTTGGTGGAAAAACCAATCGCCAGCAACGTGGATGAGGCCAAGGCTTTGATCAAACTAGCCAAAGAGAAGGGCTTGGTCCTGAGCGTTGGCCACATTGAGAGGTTCAATCCCGCTGTTCTGAAACTCAAAGAGTTGATTGGCAAAGGAAGTTTGGGGACAATCGTTTCAGTCATGGCGCGCCGAGCCAATGCGATTCCCTCTCGGATCAAGGACGCCAACGTTATCTTTGATATCGGAGTGCACGATATTGATCTGCTCAATTTTCTTCTCGACTCTAGTCCGGAAGGTGTTTACGCCTCAGGAGGAAAAGCAATTCTACGCAAGCTTGAAGATTACGCGGATATTTTTCTTGAGTATCCAATTAATAATCAAGGGCTAGCTATTACTGGTCATATCCAAGTCAACTGGATCACCCCGGTGAAGATTCGCAAACTCAATGTTACCGGGACCAAAGGTTATGCGGTGGCCAATCTTATCAGCCAAGAACTGTTCGTTTTCGATACTAGCTACACGACTGAGTTTGATGACTTTGAGGACTACGTTGGCAAATTTCGGGAGAGTAAGAGCAAGAAAATTGCTGTCAAAACCAAAGAACCCTTGCTCTCTGAGCTTGAAGATTTTGTCGCGAGCATCAAAAATCCGGAAAGAAAAAGTTTGGCCGCCAGTCCGGAAGAAGCACTCAAAGCCCTGCGTATCGCTACTTTAGCAACTGAAAAAATTCGTCTCAAGGAAGACAAGTTAAAATAA
- a CDS encoding SAM-dependent methyltransferase: MAKNNLAASFRDPSGFLFKIDNTVYRQINSSYREHFDFLLKSGLYKKLTSEGLLIPHQEANLSLKQTSRAYKIIKPTQIPFISYPYEWCFSQLKDSALVTLKIQKIALEHGMTLKDASAFNIQFFEGKPVLIDTLSFEKYKEGEPWVAYKQFCQHFLATLALMAYTDFRLSSLFKNYIDGIPLDLTVKLLPFKARLRIPLFLHLFMHAKSQINYADKQVKKEEIKKSISKTSLLALIDSLESGVNLLKWKPAGTEWGDYYPENNNYVSSALKQKTNLVKAFLNSQKTNSVWDLGGNTGLFSRLASDQNIPTVSFDIDPDAIEVSYETLKNKKEKFILPLLLDLTNPSPALGWDNQERDPILYRAKVDTIFALAIIHHLAISNNVSLENLASLFAKLCNNLVVEFIPKEDSQVQKLLATREDIFPDYTKEGFEKAFANFFLIEKCELIKASKRFLYLMRKNGQKE; encoded by the coding sequence ATGGCAAAAAATAATCTTGCCGCCTCTTTTCGAGACCCAAGTGGTTTTCTTTTCAAAATTGACAATACCGTCTACCGACAAATAAATTCTTCTTACCGAGAGCACTTTGATTTTTTGCTAAAAAGCGGGCTCTATAAAAAATTAACCAGCGAAGGACTTTTAATTCCCCATCAAGAAGCCAACCTTTCTTTGAAACAAACCTCCCGGGCTTACAAAATTATTAAACCCACTCAAATTCCGTTCATCTCTTATCCTTACGAGTGGTGTTTTAGCCAGTTGAAGGACTCTGCTTTGGTAACTTTAAAAATTCAGAAAATCGCTTTGGAACACGGAATGACCCTCAAAGATGCCAGCGCCTTCAATATTCAGTTTTTTGAAGGCAAACCCGTGCTGATTGATACTCTTTCCTTCGAAAAATACAAAGAAGGTGAACCTTGGGTGGCTTACAAGCAGTTTTGCCAGCATTTTTTGGCTACCTTGGCGCTTATGGCTTATACAGATTTTCGACTCTCCTCTTTGTTCAAAAATTACATTGACGGAATTCCTCTAGACTTAACTGTTAAACTTCTTCCTTTTAAAGCAAGGCTACGTATTCCACTTTTTTTGCATCTTTTCATGCACGCCAAGAGCCAAATTAACTACGCCGACAAGCAAGTGAAAAAAGAAGAAATTAAGAAAAGTATTTCAAAAACTTCCCTCCTGGCTCTAATTGACAGTTTGGAAAGTGGGGTAAACCTACTAAAATGGAAGCCAGCAGGAACCGAGTGGGGCGACTACTACCCAGAAAACAACAATTATGTTTCTAGCGCACTAAAACAAAAAACGAATTTGGTGAAGGCTTTCTTAAACAGCCAAAAAACAAACTCTGTTTGGGATTTGGGAGGAAATACAGGCTTGTTTAGTAGACTTGCTTCTGATCAAAATATCCCCACCGTTTCTTTTGATATTGATCCGGATGCGATTGAAGTTAGTTATGAAACTCTTAAAAATAAAAAAGAGAAGTTCATTCTGCCTCTGCTGCTTGATCTAACTAATCCCAGTCCGGCTTTAGGCTGGGACAACCAGGAAAGGGACCCTATACTTTACCGAGCCAAGGTTGATACGATCTTCGCTCTAGCTATAATCCATCATCTGGCAATTTCGAACAATGTCTCTTTAGAAAATTTGGCTTCTCTATTCGCCAAACTTTGTAATAACTTGGTCGTTGAATTTATCCCCAAAGAAGATTCTCAAGTTCAAAAACTTCTGGCCACACGAGAAGACATTTTCCCCGACTATACCAAGGAAGGTTTTGAAAAAGCCTTTGCAAACTTTTTTCTGATTGAAAAGTGCGAACTTATCAAGGCTAGCAAAAGATTTTTGTATTTAATGAGAAAAAATGGCCAAAAAGAATAA
- a CDS encoding acyltransferase, with protein sequence MSAEKAKIHSTAEVADSAEIGEGTEIWNFVKIREGAKIGKNCLLHKGVFVDQDVTIGDKVKMQVDSSVFKGVKIGNGVFIGPHVCFTNDKHPRAVNGDLTLKSGADWTVSETIVEDGAAIGANATILPGIKIGKWAMIGAGSVVTKGVPDFGLVVGNPARLIGKVNKKGEKVND encoded by the coding sequence ATGTCGGCTGAAAAAGCAAAAATTCATTCTACGGCTGAGGTCGCTGATAGCGCTGAAATCGGTGAGGGAACCGAGATCTGGAATTTTGTCAAAATCCGTGAAGGAGCGAAAATTGGTAAAAATTGTCTGCTTCACAAAGGAGTCTTCGTTGATCAAGACGTTACTATCGGGGATAAGGTAAAAATGCAAGTTGATTCCTCGGTTTTCAAAGGAGTCAAGATAGGCAACGGAGTCTTTATTGGACCGCACGTTTGTTTTACCAACGACAAGCACCCCCGAGCAGTCAATGGGGATTTGACTTTAAAATCAGGTGCGGATTGGACTGTTTCGGAAACTATCGTTGAGGACGGGGCCGCAATTGGCGCCAACGCCACGATTTTGCCGGGTATAAAAATTGGTAAGTGGGCCATGATTGGGGCCGGTTCGGTCGTCACCAAGGGCGTTCCCGACTTCGGTCTGGTTGTTGGTAACCCCGCTCGACTGATTGGCAAAGTTAACAAAAAAGGAGAAAAAGTAAATGATTAA